The sequence TATTCGCATCCCCAGGAGCAGTAAATTCTTTATCATTCAACAACTTCTGTAACGCTTTGGCATTGCTGACGATAACGATAGAGATATTCAAGAATGTAAGTGTAAAAATATCTCCATATCCCTTGGCGCAATCTTCCAAAAGCGACATGGGAAAAGCAATAAATCGAATTTGCTGGATAAATGCCGGAATTTTGGGACCATTTGGTAATTTCATTCGCTTCCCCAAAGTAATATTTTTTCTATACTAATTAATTTAAGGGACGATCTATAAGCGATTATTCATTCTCGTAGGGAGTGAGTGAGTGAGTGAGTGAGTGAGTGAGGGAGTGAGGGAGTGAGTGAGTGAGGGAGTGAGTGAGTGAGGGAGTGAGGGAGAGAGGGAGTGAGGGAGTGAGGGAGAGAGGGAGAGGAGGGGGGAGAGGGGGAAGAGGGGGGGGGGAGAATAAATAATCATTACCAATTACCAATTACCAATGCCCAATGCCCCATGCCCAATGCCCCATGCCCAATGCCCCATGCCCCATACCCAATTCCCAATTTTCACTTTTCACTTTTCAAAATAACGAACCATTAACTCATCAATTCCTTCTTCATCTGGCAGCCAGTAGCTTGCATTATATTCTCTACCATTGCTAACTCTGCCCGGTAAAGTAAACATTTCAATGTCAGAGCGGTTAGTTTGGACACCGAAATTGACTAGTGTTAATAAACTGTCAAGGTTTAAATTGGTATCGATATTATCTTTAATCGTACCGATAATTACTGGCGATCGCGCTAATGTTGCTGGATTCAAAGCTTGTTGTATCAAGGCTTGCATAACCAATTGCTGGCGTTCAATCCTGCCGATATCTCCCCTACCGTCATTACGGAATCTCAATAGTTGTAATGCTTTATCGCCGTCCAGATGTTGCTCTCCTGCTTTTAAATTAATATATAAATGTTGGGAATCATCTTGATATTTCAAATCTTTGGGAACGTTTACGGTTACTCCCCCCAAAGCATCAATCAGTTTACCTACTCCTAAAACATTAATCCTAACGTAACCATGTATATCTATATTTCCTAAAAGATTACTAACGCTTTTAGCACTTAAATAAGCACCACCCAAACGATTGGCGGAATTAATTTTTCTCAAACCATAACCTTCTATTTCCGTGCGGGTATCCCTAGGAATAGAAAGCATATTTAATTTATTATTTTCTGGATCGAATCGAATCAATAACATTACGTCGGAAAGCCCATCAAAAGAATTAACTTGGGGTAAATATCCCAAATCTTTCGCGTCTTCCGGTGCATTTTTTGTATCTGGAGGAAGTACGCTCATTCCCATGACTAAAATATTGACGGGACGATTCAATTCTAAAAATTTCCCTCTATCAATAGCATTGTCGTTAAAAAAATTAGCTTCCTCCGGACTCAGATTAGCTTGCATAAACGGCTTCCCTGTCAAGAAAACCCCAAACAAACCCCCGGCTAAAGCCGAAACTATGGCAACTATACCCATTTTTCCCCAAAACCCCCGCTTGCTTTTGGGCTGATAATGTTTCATGTCGTTGGTTTGAGGGTTTTCCTTATGAATCAATTCTTTCAATTTTTCCATAAATGAAATTGTTGTGAGTAATTCAAATTGCCTGAGTTAGTAAATTACGGATTTTGCAATCGCGTATTTTTAACAACTACAATTCCATTACTGTTAATTGCGTAAAATATTAAGGGAATGCCGTAAAATATGCATGAGTATAAATCTTCAATTATAGGGAATTGCTAATTGGTAGTTGGTAATTGGTAATGGGTAATTAGTAAAAGAGTTATTCGCTACATAAATCAAGCTCTGTAACCATGAAGAGATTTAAAACTATTTTTGATAACTGGCTTGATTAATTTCATCAAAGTTTCTCTTAACGCGACTTGAATCGGATGCTGTAACTTACCCATTTGCGCCGAGCGTAAAGACTGTTTCACAATATACTTAGTACGCTCAAATCTCACAGATTCATATTCACGAAAAGCGACTGCTGCCTCTGAGTTTTCCAGTAAACATTTAGTTACAACCACTGCATCTTCTAATGCCATACAAGCTCCCTGCCCTAAAGTTGGTAAGGTTGGATGTGCGGCATCACCCAGCAAAGTTATATTTTGCTTGCTCCAAGGTAAAGCTGGTATTCTGTCGTAGAGGTTGGTTTTGATGATATCAGCTTCATCTGTAGCAGCAATTAATTCAGGAATCGAAGCAAACCAATCTTGGAACATATCTTCAAGTTCTTTTTTACGTCCAACTGTTGCATCTAGTTGATTCTCCCGAGCTAATGCTGCTGCATACCAATACATCCGATTTTTACCAAGCATCATAAACCCAAACTCTTTCCCCCTTCCTAAAAACTCTCTGATATAGCCAGAGCGATATGTGTTGGGAGTATGGGAAGTCAAACCCCGCCAAGTTGTAAAATTGCGATAAATTGGTTGCTGTTCGCCAAATAGCTCGGTTCTGACTATTGACTTTAAACCATCAGCACCAATCAAAGCATCACCCTCAATTGTTAAACCCGATGCAAAACGAGCGCTAACTTTATTTCTCTGTAGCTCTAATTGCTCAAAAGTTTCTCCTAAAATAAATTCCTTTTCCGGTATCTTGCTTATTAACAATTCGTGTAAGTCAGCCCGATGAATAGCTATCGTTGGAAGTTCAAAACCGTCTACAGGCACATTAACTAACTCTTTCCCTGATTGAGAATTAAATTGATAGTTCGATGTAACAACACCTACCCGCAAAGCTGATTCTAATAAATCTAATTTTTTTAATACATGAGTAGCATTTGCCCAAAGTGCAATGCCAGCACCCACCTCCCGCAATTCTTTAACACGCTCGTAAACAACTGGTTCAAACCCATTACGGTGAAGCGAAACGGCTGCGGCTGCTCCTCCAATTCCACCACCAATGACAATGATTTTTTTAGCTGAATGCATTTTTTTTATAAAAATATTCTGTATAACTAACTTACGCGATGTTTAGTTAGCGGTCAAATATTCCTGTATGGTTAAAAGTTTCAAGGCTTTTTTAATTAGACATGCGCGTTGACAGGTGACGAAAATTCTCTTTATGCTGATTAACGCTGCTTGTAAACTTAAATCTGTATGTATGGCTGACTCAACTAGAAAAAATCCCTCTATAAAAAAATCTGTTCGGAGTCGCGATCGCAAAGCTACTCAAGCAGAGATTTTGGATGCAGCAGTAGAGGAATTTGCTCTAAATGGTTTAGCTAATGCTCGTATTGAAACCATTGCAGCTAATACTGGCGTTACTAAAGCGATGATTTATTACTATTTCACCAGTAAAGAAGGTTTGTATTTAGCGGTATTAGAAAGAGGTTTTAATACTTATATGCAACCGCTGCAAGAACTTTCTTTAGATAGTTTACTTCCTGAAACTGCTTTAGAAAAATTTGTACGTTGTCTGCTTTCAAATTTAGTAAAAAATCCTAATTGGCCGTTGATTATGTGTTATGAAGCATTACAAAATCAAGGACAATATTATCAGCAAATTAATATTCACAGCATTGATGAAATATTGATTGCTATTTTGGAGCGAGGAGTTGCAGATAATAGTTTTCGTTCTCTCGAACCTAGAATGACAGCGAATGATATTATCGGTATTTGTGTATTTTATTTTCTCAGCAGAGAAGGTCTTAAACACCTTTTTCCCGGTAAAAAAATGTTCAGTAAGCAAATGTTAGAATTGCACGTACAACAGTCTATTGAATTAATTTTGGCAGGAGTAAAACATAATTAAAAATTATAATTAGAAATTATAATTAAAAAGCATAATTAAAAATCCTATTTATAGGAATGGCCGCAACTGGCACATTTATGC comes from Rivularia sp. PCC 7116 and encodes:
- a CDS encoding LCP family protein — protein: MEKLKELIHKENPQTNDMKHYQPKSKRGFWGKMGIVAIVSALAGGLFGVFLTGKPFMQANLSPEEANFFNDNAIDRGKFLELNRPVNILVMGMSVLPPDTKNAPEDAKDLGYLPQVNSFDGLSDVMLLIRFDPENNKLNMLSIPRDTRTEIEGYGLRKINSANRLGGAYLSAKSVSNLLGNIDIHGYVRINVLGVGKLIDALGGVTVNVPKDLKYQDDSQHLYINLKAGEQHLDGDKALQLLRFRNDGRGDIGRIERQQLVMQALIQQALNPATLARSPVIIGTIKDNIDTNLNLDSLLTLVNFGVQTNRSDIEMFTLPGRVSNGREYNASYWLPDEEGIDELMVRYFEK
- a CDS encoding FAD-dependent monooxygenase gives rise to the protein MHSAKKIIVIGGGIGGAAAAVSLHRNGFEPVVYERVKELREVGAGIALWANATHVLKKLDLLESALRVGVVTSNYQFNSQSGKELVNVPVDGFELPTIAIHRADLHELLISKIPEKEFILGETFEQLELQRNKVSARFASGLTIEGDALIGADGLKSIVRTELFGEQQPIYRNFTTWRGLTSHTPNTYRSGYIREFLGRGKEFGFMMLGKNRMYWYAAALARENQLDATVGRKKELEDMFQDWFASIPELIAATDEADIIKTNLYDRIPALPWSKQNITLLGDAAHPTLPTLGQGACMALEDAVVVTKCLLENSEAAVAFREYESVRFERTKYIVKQSLRSAQMGKLQHPIQVALRETLMKLIKPVIKNSFKSLHGYRA
- a CDS encoding TetR family transcriptional regulator; translation: MLINAACKLKSVCMADSTRKNPSIKKSVRSRDRKATQAEILDAAVEEFALNGLANARIETIAANTGVTKAMIYYYFTSKEGLYLAVLERGFNTYMQPLQELSLDSLLPETALEKFVRCLLSNLVKNPNWPLIMCYEALQNQGQYYQQINIHSIDEILIAILERGVADNSFRSLEPRMTANDIIGICVFYFLSREGLKHLFPGKKMFSKQMLELHVQQSIELILAGVKHN